A region from the Streptomyces sp. 3214.6 genome encodes:
- a CDS encoding TetR/AcrR family transcriptional regulator has translation MAHVSTAERRPQLIKAAIGLMAREGVAAGSTRAIAAELGVAQATVHYTFGTKEELYRAVMEQLTRDLIDQVTRAAPTDASFEETIVTLAEALWRTVLEQPASHQLLTELSMFALRTPHLKEALQSHYSEILAVTTKLVEQAAERTGHRLGQPAETIARFFLAGFDGLTMQHLSLPDEEAERVCLRSLVSAVLAMA, from the coding sequence ATGGCTCATGTATCCACGGCGGAGCGCCGCCCGCAACTGATCAAGGCGGCCATCGGCCTCATGGCCAGGGAGGGCGTCGCCGCCGGCAGCACCCGCGCCATCGCCGCCGAGCTCGGCGTGGCACAGGCGACCGTGCACTACACCTTCGGCACGAAGGAGGAGCTGTACCGGGCCGTCATGGAACAGCTCACGCGCGACCTCATCGACCAGGTGACACGGGCCGCGCCCACGGACGCAAGCTTCGAGGAAACCATCGTCACGCTCGCCGAAGCACTCTGGCGTACCGTGCTCGAACAGCCCGCCTCGCACCAGCTGCTCACCGAGCTGAGCATGTTCGCCCTGCGTACGCCACACCTGAAGGAGGCTCTTCAGAGCCACTACAGCGAGATCCTGGCGGTGACGACGAAGCTGGTCGAGCAGGCCGCCGAACGCACCGGTCACCGGCTCGGCCAGCCCGCTGAGACGATCGCGAGGTTCTTCCTGGCCGGCTTCGACGGACTGACGATGCAGCACCTCTCCCTGCCGGACGAGGAAGCCGAGCGTGTCTGCCTGCGGTCCTTGGTCTCGGCCGTCCTGGCCATGGCCTGA
- a CDS encoding SRPBCC family protein, which produces MNRFVVAETAVIDAPLGRVWNVISRTDRYAEWVAGAIEVTDHHGVATVGKTYSERNRTLGPLKTDSVWTVREIEPFKRRVDTGAGFAPLQDVTNIFEFRPVQSADGREATEMLYQVEYTIGLGPLGLLLDSIQQPAMRAGMRTSMANLNTLLRSEASRTAR; this is translated from the coding sequence ATGAACCGTTTCGTCGTCGCCGAGACCGCCGTCATCGACGCCCCCCTCGGGCGGGTCTGGAACGTCATCTCCCGCACCGACCGGTACGCCGAGTGGGTCGCCGGAGCCATAGAGGTCACCGACCACCACGGCGTCGCCACCGTCGGCAAGACCTACTCCGAGCGCAACCGCACCCTCGGCCCGCTCAAGACCGACTCGGTCTGGACCGTCAGGGAGATCGAGCCCTTCAAGCGCCGCGTCGACACCGGCGCCGGATTCGCCCCACTCCAGGACGTCACCAACATCTTCGAGTTCCGCCCGGTCCAGAGCGCCGACGGCCGGGAGGCGACGGAGATGCTCTACCAGGTCGAGTACACCATCGGCCTCGGCCCGCTGGGCCTGCTCCTCGACTCCATACAGCAGCCCGCGATGCGCGCCGGCATGCGCACCTCCATGGCCAACCTCAACACCCTGCTCCGTTCCGAGGCGTCGAGGACGGCTCGCTAA
- a CDS encoding flavin monoamine oxidase family protein encodes MSSTQNRDIATAHHARRADVVVIGAGLAGLAAARELVAAGKSVAVLEARDRVGGRLLNHDLGDGQVTEIGGQFVGPTQDHILALAKEVGVATYQAAVPGETVYVHDGKAKRFTGHTPPDLFALPDMGIALARIGQAAAKVDPAAPWKAPNARELDGMTYETWLRKAEITGAAVDLVNIFLNSAYGGEARDASALFSLWYVSAFGNEANPGTMERGTGTTGGAQDSRFVGGSQLVAQRLAEELDGRVHLSAPVRRVSQDSTGVTVVSDAGDWRADRVIVAVPPLVASRIVWDPLLPAQQDQLFQRLPFGTLMKCVAIYDKPFWREDGLSGMGLLRGGSPIREMFDNTPPDSGPGVLMGFLGGREWRKWAHRPAAERRGAVLRCFAQVVGDRAFDTVDYVEQDWTAEQWTQGGPTSVAAPGVLTDFGQWMGRPHGRVHWAGAEFSPYWNGYMDGAVRSGKHTATELLHQN; translated from the coding sequence ATGAGCAGCACGCAGAACAGGGACATCGCCACGGCGCACCACGCCCGCAGGGCGGATGTGGTGGTGATCGGTGCGGGGCTGGCCGGTCTGGCCGCGGCACGGGAGCTCGTCGCGGCGGGCAAGTCCGTGGCCGTGCTGGAGGCCCGTGACCGGGTCGGCGGCCGGCTGCTCAACCACGACCTCGGCGACGGTCAAGTGACCGAGATCGGCGGGCAGTTCGTGGGCCCCACCCAGGACCACATCCTGGCGCTGGCCAAGGAGGTCGGCGTGGCCACCTACCAGGCCGCCGTCCCCGGCGAGACCGTCTACGTGCACGACGGCAAGGCCAAGCGGTTCACGGGGCACACCCCTCCGGACCTGTTCGCGCTGCCGGACATGGGTATCGCCCTGGCCCGCATCGGCCAGGCTGCGGCCAAGGTGGACCCGGCCGCCCCCTGGAAGGCCCCGAACGCCCGTGAACTGGACGGCATGACCTACGAGACCTGGCTGCGCAAGGCCGAGATCACCGGCGCCGCCGTCGATCTGGTCAACATCTTCCTGAACTCCGCGTACGGCGGGGAGGCGCGCGACGCGTCGGCCCTGTTCAGCCTCTGGTACGTCTCGGCGTTCGGCAACGAGGCCAACCCCGGCACCATGGAGCGCGGCACCGGCACCACCGGAGGCGCCCAGGACAGCCGCTTCGTCGGCGGCTCACAGCTCGTCGCCCAGCGCCTCGCCGAAGAACTCGACGGCCGCGTCCACCTGTCGGCGCCGGTGCGGCGCGTCAGCCAGGACTCCACCGGTGTCACCGTGGTCTCCGACGCCGGTGACTGGCGGGCCGACCGAGTGATCGTCGCCGTACCGCCGCTGGTGGCCTCGCGGATCGTGTGGGACCCGCTGCTGCCGGCCCAGCAGGACCAGCTCTTCCAGCGACTGCCGTTCGGCACCCTCATGAAGTGTGTCGCCATCTACGACAAGCCGTTCTGGCGGGAGGACGGGCTCTCCGGCATGGGCCTGCTGCGCGGCGGCTCCCCCATCCGCGAGATGTTCGACAACACCCCGCCCGACAGCGGACCGGGCGTCCTGATGGGCTTCCTCGGCGGCCGGGAATGGCGCAAGTGGGCCCACCGCCCGGCCGCCGAGCGCCGAGGCGCCGTCCTGCGCTGCTTCGCCCAGGTCGTCGGGGACCGCGCCTTCGACACCGTCGACTACGTCGAGCAGGACTGGACCGCCGAGCAGTGGACCCAGGGCGGCCCCACCTCCGTCGCCGCCCCCGGCGTGCTCACCGACTTCGGCCAGTGGATGGGCCGCCCCCACGGCCGCGTGCACTGGGCGGGCGCCGAGTTCTCCCCCTACTGGAACGGCTACATGGACGGCGCGGTCCGCTCCGGCAAGCACACCGCCACCGAACTCCTCCACCAGAACTGA
- a CDS encoding MMPL family transporter: protein MAVLLHRLGRSAYRHRKLVLGIWLVVLAALITCAGVFGGKLDDRFTVPGTESQRALDTLGKTLPEASGAGAQIVFTAPKGHHITEASYTAAIAGTERAAAKAPQVKAVMGPSQSGAVSADRSTAIVQVQYSVQRAEVHPASLHVIERAAETAEKSGLKTSVGGSAYGSNGVHIGPSEIIGVAVAVLVLVVTFGSLLAAGMSLLPALLGVAVGLAGLLALTPAVSISSTAVTLALMLGLAVGIDYILFILTRHRQQLARGTDPQESIALANGTAGSAVVFAGSTVIIALAALSVIGIPFLTVMGLGAAGAVLVAVLAAITLLPALAGFAGIRLTPKPGSKGARQATDPDGSSGRAPLGARWVRTVVAKPLLTVLAVAGILVALALPAADLRLALPDNGSAPVTSTERKAYDTVNDKFGPGFNGPLLVLTETDKGSGAHAGAQTAQKLRDLKGVKAVLPPVPTRDPAQTVIQVIPKTGPDSARTDRLVRDIRAAAPDIRETTGATVAVTGTTAVNIDVSNRLSDSLLPFMAIVVGLSLILLTMVFRSLVVPLKAAVGFLLSVAASLGLVVALFQWGWLADTLGLAHTGPVVSFLPIILIGVLFGLAMDYEVFLVSGMREEWVHTGVARGSVIDGARHSVRVVTAAALIMFTVFAGFFPLDDALIKPIAFALAVGVAIDAFAVRLTLVPAVLALAGRHAWWLPAWLDRVLPDLDVEGTRLQKAPQVQPKEPERVS from the coding sequence ATGGCAGTCCTGCTCCATCGGCTGGGCCGCAGTGCCTACCGCCATCGCAAGCTGGTGCTCGGTATCTGGCTCGTGGTCCTGGCCGCGCTCATCACGTGCGCCGGCGTCTTCGGCGGCAAGCTCGACGACCGCTTCACCGTGCCGGGCACCGAGTCGCAGCGCGCCCTGGACACGCTCGGAAAGACGCTGCCCGAAGCCTCCGGAGCGGGCGCCCAGATCGTCTTCACCGCGCCCAAGGGCCACCACATCACCGAGGCCTCCTACACCGCGGCCATCGCCGGAACCGAGAGGGCGGCTGCGAAGGCGCCCCAGGTCAAAGCCGTCATGGGCCCGAGCCAGTCCGGGGCTGTCTCTGCCGACCGGAGCACGGCGATCGTGCAGGTGCAGTACTCGGTGCAGCGGGCCGAGGTACACCCTGCATCCCTGCACGTGATCGAACGGGCGGCCGAGACGGCCGAGAAGAGCGGGCTCAAGACCTCGGTGGGCGGCAGTGCTTACGGCAGCAACGGCGTGCACATAGGCCCGTCCGAGATCATCGGTGTCGCCGTCGCCGTGCTCGTCCTCGTCGTCACCTTCGGCTCCCTGCTCGCCGCGGGCATGTCGCTGCTGCCCGCCCTGCTCGGCGTGGCCGTGGGACTTGCCGGGCTGCTCGCCCTCACTCCGGCGGTGAGCATCTCCTCCACCGCCGTCACGCTTGCCCTGATGCTGGGGCTGGCCGTGGGCATCGACTACATCCTGTTCATCCTGACCCGCCACCGCCAGCAGCTCGCCCGCGGAACCGACCCGCAGGAGTCCATCGCGCTGGCCAACGGCACGGCCGGCAGCGCGGTCGTCTTCGCCGGCAGCACCGTGATCATCGCCCTGGCCGCACTCAGCGTCATCGGCATCCCGTTCCTGACCGTGATGGGTCTCGGTGCCGCCGGAGCCGTCCTCGTCGCGGTCCTGGCCGCGATCACCCTGCTCCCGGCCCTCGCCGGATTCGCCGGCATCCGGTTGACCCCGAAGCCCGGCAGCAAGGGGGCCCGGCAGGCCACCGATCCTGACGGATCCTCCGGCAGGGCGCCCCTGGGCGCCCGCTGGGTGAGGACCGTCGTCGCCAAGCCCCTGCTCACCGTCCTGGCTGTCGCCGGCATCCTCGTCGCACTAGCGCTCCCCGCGGCGGACCTGCGCCTCGCCCTGCCGGACAACGGCTCGGCCCCGGTCACCTCCACCGAACGCAAGGCGTACGACACGGTCAACGACAAGTTCGGCCCCGGCTTCAACGGCCCACTCCTGGTGCTGACCGAGACCGACAAGGGGTCGGGGGCGCACGCGGGTGCTCAGACCGCGCAGAAGCTGCGGGACCTCAAGGGGGTCAAGGCGGTCCTGCCCCCCGTGCCCACACGCGATCCCGCGCAGACCGTCATCCAGGTCATCCCGAAGACCGGTCCCGACAGCGCCCGCACCGACCGGCTCGTCCGCGACATCCGTGCCGCCGCCCCGGACATCCGCGAGACAACCGGAGCGACGGTCGCGGTCACCGGCACCACCGCCGTCAACATCGATGTCTCCAACCGCCTCAGCGACTCCCTGCTGCCGTTCATGGCGATCGTCGTCGGCCTGAGCCTGATCCTGCTGACCATGGTGTTCCGCTCGCTGGTCGTCCCGCTCAAGGCCGCCGTCGGATTCCTGCTGTCGGTGGCTGCCTCGCTCGGCCTGGTCGTCGCCCTGTTCCAGTGGGGCTGGCTGGCGGACACCCTCGGCCTCGCCCACACCGGTCCCGTCGTCAGCTTCCTGCCGATCATCCTGATCGGTGTGCTCTTCGGACTCGCCATGGACTACGAGGTGTTCCTCGTCTCCGGGATGCGGGAGGAGTGGGTCCACACCGGCGTGGCCCGCGGATCGGTGATCGACGGCGCGCGGCACAGCGTCCGGGTCGTCACCGCGGCCGCCCTGATCATGTTCACCGTCTTCGCCGGGTTCTTCCCGCTCGACGACGCCCTGATCAAGCCCATCGCCTTCGCGCTCGCCGTCGGCGTCGCCATCGACGCCTTCGCCGTCCGCCTGACCCTCGTGCCGGCAGTCCTCGCCCTCGCCGGACGGCACGCCTGGTGGCTCCCCGCCTGGCTCGACCGCGTCCTGCCCGACCTCGACGTAGAAGGCACACGCCTCCAGAAGGCCCCGCAGGTGCAGCCCAAGGAGCCCGAGCGAGTCTCCTGA
- a CDS encoding class II fumarate hydratase yields the protein MSEYRIEHDSMGEVRVPADAKWRAQTQRAVENFPVSGQRIERAHIEALARIKGAAAKVNAELGVLDKEIAEAIQEAAGEVAEGRWDEHFPVDVFQTGSGTSSNMNTNEVIATLAGERLGREVHPNDHVNASQSSNDVFPSSIHIAATAAVTRDLVPALEHLADALTRKSREFADVVKSGRTHLMDATPVTLGQEFGGYAAQVRYGVERLHASLPRLAELPLGGTAVGTGINTPPGFSAAVIEEVARVTGLPLTEARDHFEAQGARDGIVETSGQLRTIAVGLTKIANDLRWMSSGPRTGLAEISLPDLQPGSSIMPGKVNPVIPEAVLMVAAQVVGNDATVATAGAAGNFELNVMLPVIAKNVLESVRLLANVSRLLADRTIDGIVAHRERAREYAESSPSVVTPLNKYLGYEEAAKVAKKALAEQKTIREAVLDGGYVERGDLTLQQLDEALDVLRMTHP from the coding sequence ATGAGCGAATACCGGATCGAGCACGACTCCATGGGCGAGGTACGCGTCCCGGCGGACGCCAAGTGGCGGGCCCAGACGCAGCGCGCCGTCGAGAACTTCCCCGTCTCCGGGCAGCGCATCGAGCGCGCGCACATCGAGGCGCTGGCCCGGATCAAGGGCGCCGCCGCCAAGGTGAACGCGGAACTCGGGGTGCTCGACAAGGAGATCGCCGAGGCGATCCAGGAAGCCGCCGGGGAGGTCGCCGAGGGGCGGTGGGACGAGCACTTCCCGGTCGACGTGTTCCAGACCGGCTCCGGGACCTCGTCCAACATGAACACCAACGAGGTCATCGCCACGCTGGCCGGTGAGCGGCTGGGGCGGGAGGTGCACCCCAACGACCACGTCAACGCCTCGCAGTCGTCCAACGACGTGTTCCCCTCGTCGATCCACATCGCCGCCACCGCCGCCGTCACCCGCGACCTGGTGCCCGCTCTGGAGCACCTCGCCGACGCCCTCACCCGCAAGTCGCGGGAGTTCGCCGACGTGGTGAAGTCGGGGCGGACGCATCTGATGGACGCCACGCCCGTCACCCTGGGCCAGGAGTTCGGCGGGTACGCCGCGCAGGTGCGGTACGGCGTGGAGCGGCTGCACGCCTCCCTCCCGCGCCTCGCCGAGCTGCCGCTGGGCGGCACCGCCGTGGGCACCGGGATCAACACGCCGCCGGGCTTCTCCGCCGCCGTCATCGAGGAGGTCGCCCGGGTCACCGGTCTGCCGCTGACCGAGGCGCGCGACCACTTCGAGGCGCAGGGCGCGCGGGACGGGATCGTCGAGACCAGCGGGCAGCTGCGGACCATCGCGGTCGGACTGACGAAGATCGCCAACGATCTGCGGTGGATGTCCTCGGGACCGCGCACCGGACTGGCCGAGATCAGCCTGCCGGACCTCCAGCCCGGCTCGTCGATCATGCCCGGCAAGGTGAACCCGGTGATCCCGGAGGCCGTGCTGATGGTCGCCGCGCAGGTCGTGGGCAACGACGCCACGGTCGCCACCGCCGGCGCGGCGGGCAACTTCGAGCTCAACGTCATGCTGCCGGTGATCGCCAAGAACGTCCTGGAGTCGGTCCGGCTGCTCGCCAACGTGTCGCGGCTGCTGGCGGACCGGACGATCGACGGGATCGTCGCACACCGCGAGCGCGCCCGTGAGTACGCCGAGTCCTCGCCGTCGGTGGTCACGCCGCTGAACAAGTACCTGGGGTACGAGGAGGCCGCGAAGGTCGCCAAGAAGGCCCTCGCGGAACAGAAGACGATCCGGGAGGCCGTCCTCGACGGAGGGTACGTGGAGCGGGGCGACCTGACGCTGCAGCAGCTCGACGAGGCCCTGGATGTCCTGCGGATGACGCACCCGTAA
- the fomD gene encoding cytidylyl-2-hydroxypropylphosphonate hydrolase, translating into MADGGAMRRRGTGGAAVFWEPGDRILWRYRENGGARFHIARPVTVVRDDEDVLAVWMAPGTQCVRPVLADGTPLHQEPLHTRYTKPRTVQRAHWFGTGVLKLARPGEPWSVWLFWEPGWRFKNWYVNLEQPLARWAGGVDSEDHFLDICVYPDRSWGWRDEDEFAQAQQDGLMDAAVAEQVREAGRRAVEVIRAWGSPFDEGWQHWRPDPSWAVPLLPEDWDRTPAHLST; encoded by the coding sequence ATGGCAGACGGTGGAGCGATGAGACGCAGGGGAACGGGCGGTGCGGCGGTCTTCTGGGAGCCCGGGGACCGGATCCTGTGGCGCTACCGGGAGAACGGCGGAGCACGCTTCCACATCGCCCGCCCGGTCACCGTCGTGCGGGACGACGAGGACGTGCTCGCCGTGTGGATGGCCCCGGGCACGCAGTGCGTGCGGCCCGTTCTCGCCGACGGCACGCCGCTGCACCAGGAGCCGCTGCACACCCGGTACACCAAGCCGCGGACGGTGCAGCGCGCCCACTGGTTCGGCACCGGCGTGCTGAAGTTGGCCCGGCCCGGCGAGCCCTGGTCGGTGTGGCTGTTCTGGGAGCCGGGCTGGCGATTCAAGAACTGGTACGTCAATCTTGAGCAGCCGCTGGCTCGTTGGGCCGGCGGGGTGGACTCGGAGGACCACTTTCTGGACATCTGCGTCTACCCGGACCGCAGTTGGGGCTGGCGCGACGAGGACGAGTTCGCGCAGGCCCAGCAGGACGGTCTGATGGACGCGGCGGTCGCCGAACAGGTGCGGGAGGCGGGCCGCAGGGCGGTGGAGGTGATCCGTGCGTGGGGGTCGCCGTTCGACGAGGGCTGGCAGCACTGGCGCCCGGATCCGTCCTGGGCCGTACCGTTGCTGCCGGAGGACTGGGACCGTACGCCCGCGCACCTGTCCACATGA
- a CDS encoding SpoIIE family protein phosphatase: MTEQPLSYERPQGVDPTDPRGALLRTPEPTAAPSALPPDASGTTTPCGKGGKGNMGGQSGQGAAGKDTTGTEAGSSAETEHSQPSVSAEPDTHRPRPVPESIPAQPGTDPHAERGPGGQERRGAAATAQPGRPTPMRRDGDRLRFVGAATRRIARGLDLDEIVMGLCRATVPTFSDAILVYLRDPLPVGDERPAADRIMLRLRRTDRIPEERDTETGFAALALPPPEPGELTAELSASVGDMCEVRPGGALAEVLRGVRPVFADNPAARAALPELLGEDSTLVVPGGQRAILAPLRGRRRVIGAAVFLRRPERLPFENDDLLVAAQLATHSALGIDKAVLYDREAYIADELQRTMLPETLPRPTGVRLASRYLPAAETARVGGDWYDAIPLPGSRVALVVGDVMGHSMTSAAIMGQLRTTAQTLAGLDLPPQEVLHHLDEQAQRLGTDRMATCLYAVYDPVSHRITIANAGHPPPVLLHLGGRAEVLRVPPGAPIGVGGVDFEAVELDAPAGATLLLYTDGLVESRLRDVATGIEQLREKLAATAQLTGPDHPPPLEALCDEVLDMLGPGDRDDDIALLAARFDGIAPSDVAYWYLEPEDAAPGRARRLARRALSRWGLEDMTDSVELLVSEVVTNAVRYATRPVTLRLLRTDVLRCEVGDDVPQLPRLRQARATDEGGRGLYLVNRLARRWGATRLSTGKVVWFELNRS; this comes from the coding sequence GTGACGGAGCAGCCCCTCTCCTACGAACGCCCCCAGGGCGTCGACCCCACGGACCCCCGTGGGGCTCTCCTGCGTACCCCGGAGCCCACTGCGGCCCCGTCCGCCTTACCACCCGACGCCTCGGGTACGACGACGCCGTGCGGCAAGGGTGGAAAGGGCAACATGGGCGGCCAGAGCGGCCAGGGAGCAGCGGGCAAGGACACGACCGGGACGGAGGCCGGCTCCTCCGCCGAGACCGAGCACTCCCAGCCTTCGGTGTCCGCCGAGCCGGACACTCACCGGCCGCGTCCCGTGCCCGAGTCCATCCCGGCCCAGCCGGGCACGGACCCGCACGCGGAACGGGGTCCCGGCGGCCAGGAGCGGCGCGGGGCGGCGGCGACGGCGCAGCCCGGCCGGCCCACGCCGATGCGGCGGGACGGGGACCGGCTGCGCTTCGTGGGCGCAGCGACCCGGCGGATCGCCCGCGGACTGGACCTCGACGAGATCGTGATGGGGCTGTGCCGGGCCACCGTGCCGACCTTCTCCGACGCGATCCTGGTCTATCTGCGCGACCCGTTGCCCGTCGGCGACGAGCGGCCGGCCGCGGACCGCATCATGCTGCGGCTGCGCCGCACCGACCGCATCCCCGAGGAGCGGGACACCGAGACGGGTTTCGCGGCGCTGGCGCTGCCGCCGCCGGAGCCGGGTGAGCTGACCGCCGAGCTGTCGGCCTCGGTCGGGGACATGTGCGAGGTGCGGCCCGGCGGTGCGCTGGCGGAGGTGCTCCGCGGGGTGCGTCCGGTGTTCGCGGACAATCCGGCCGCGCGCGCCGCGCTGCCCGAACTCCTGGGCGAGGACAGCACATTGGTCGTCCCGGGCGGCCAGCGGGCGATCCTGGCCCCGTTGCGCGGCCGACGCCGGGTGATCGGCGCCGCGGTCTTCCTGCGCCGTCCTGAGCGCCTCCCGTTCGAGAACGACGATCTGCTGGTGGCCGCGCAGCTGGCCACGCACAGTGCGCTCGGCATCGACAAGGCGGTGCTGTACGACCGTGAGGCGTACATCGCCGACGAGTTGCAGCGCACGATGCTGCCGGAGACCCTGCCGCGTCCCACGGGCGTCCGGCTGGCGTCCCGGTACCTGCCCGCGGCGGAGACGGCACGGGTCGGCGGCGACTGGTACGACGCCATCCCGCTGCCCGGCAGCCGGGTGGCGCTGGTGGTGGGCGACGTGATGGGGCACTCCATGACGTCGGCGGCCATCATGGGGCAGCTGCGCACGACGGCCCAGACGCTGGCCGGTCTCGATCTGCCCCCACAGGAGGTCCTGCACCACCTGGACGAGCAGGCCCAGCGGCTGGGCACCGACCGCATGGCGACCTGCCTGTACGCCGTCTACGACCCGGTATCGCATCGCATCACCATCGCCAACGCGGGCCATCCGCCGCCCGTCCTGCTGCATCTGGGCGGCCGGGCCGAGGTGCTGCGGGTGCCGCCGGGCGCGCCGATCGGCGTCGGCGGGGTCGACTTCGAGGCGGTGGAGCTGGACGCGCCGGCCGGGGCGACGCTGCTGCTGTACACCGACGGGCTGGTGGAGTCCCGGCTGCGGGACGTGGCGACCGGCATAGAGCAGCTGCGCGAGAAGCTCGCCGCGACGGCCCAGCTGACCGGGCCGGACCATCCGCCGCCGCTCGAAGCCCTGTGCGACGAGGTGCTCGACATGCTCGGCCCGGGCGACCGGGACGACGACATCGCGCTGCTCGCGGCCCGGTTCGACGGGATCGCGCCGAGCGATGTGGCGTACTGGTACCTGGAACCGGAGGACGCGGCTCCCGGCCGGGCCCGTCGGCTGGCCCGTCGGGCGCTGTCCCGCTGGGGTCTGGAGGACATGACGGACTCCGTCGAGCTGCTGGTCAGCGAGGTCGTCACCAACGCGGTGCGGTATGCCACGCGGCCGGTGACGCTGCGGTTGCTGCGGACCGACGTGCTGCGCTGCGAGGTGGGGGACGACGTGCCCCAGCTGCCCCGGCTGCGGCAGGCCCGGGCGACCGACGAGGGCGGGCGCGGCCTGTATCTGGTGAACCGGCTCGCCCGGCGCTGGGGGGCCACGCGGCTGAGCACCGGCAAGGTGGTGTGGTTCGAGTTGAATCGCTCGTGA